In Pedobacter sp. W3I1, one DNA window encodes the following:
- a CDS encoding type I restriction endonuclease subunit R, giving the protein MTLIVNEPQVEYGFIGKLTDLKYTYRADIRDRNALELNFRRKFDALNRVNLSDAEFARLRDEIVTPDVFTASKNLRQKNTFIREDGTPLQYTLVDIKDWCKNEYEVINQLRINTKDTNHRYDVILLINGIPVVQIELKTLQISPRRAMQQIVDYKNDPGNGYNNSLLCFMQLFIVSNRSDTYYFSNNKNQHFAFNADEQFLPVYKWAREDNSKVDNLYDFTEIFLAKCTLGEMISRYMVLVESEQKLMVMRPYQIYAVKAIVNCIQQNRGNGYIWHTTGSGKTLTSFKASTLLKDNPDVEKCLFVVDRKDLDRQTREEFNKFQEGSVEENTNTDTLVRRMLSESYADKVIVTTIQKLGLALDPSHRKNYKEQLKSLAGKRMVFIFDECHRSQFGENHKAIKEFFPNAQLFGFTGTPIFEDNATYKKIDGQQASYLTTEEVFQKLLHAYTITHAIEDENVLRFHIDYFKSQGEYEQRLDKTYTKQAIVEAISDKHSAATQSRKFNAVFATESINDAIAYYNLFKDAQLKKAALYDDFYPLNIACVFSPPAEGNQDVKQLQDDLLQEKADNEVAPEEKKLALKTIINDYNKQYGTNHTITEFDQYYQDVQQRIKDHKYTNADYPHANKIDILIVVDMLLTGFDSKYLNTLYVDKNLKYHGLIQAFSRTNRILNASKPYGHILDFRNQHDAVDDAIALFSGENTSKAKEIWLVDAAPVVIGKYEEAVTKLNQFMQSRGLATKPEEVNNLKGDIARAEFITYFKEIQRYKTQLDQYTDLKEAEQEKIESLLPNEDLRSFKGAYLETAKRLKEKQDKGGEDTDADVQELDFEFVLFASAVVDYDYIMGLIAKYTSAKPSKQKMTQEQLIDLLSSSANLMNARDDIAAYIKSLEVGKSLSESEIREGFEKFIEEKSAQELAIIAQKYGLAIKPLKTFVENTVERMIFDGEQLSDLLAPLELGWKDRAKKESAIMEDLMPQLRKLAQGGEIAGLSAYE; this is encoded by the coding sequence ATGACTTTGATCGTTAACGAACCTCAAGTTGAGTACGGATTTATTGGAAAACTAACCGATTTGAAATATACTTATCGGGCAGATATACGCGACCGCAATGCTTTAGAATTAAACTTCCGTCGGAAATTTGATGCATTGAATCGTGTAAACTTATCAGACGCTGAATTTGCGCGATTACGGGATGAAATTGTTACGCCAGATGTTTTTACAGCATCTAAAAATTTGCGTCAAAAAAATACTTTCATCCGTGAAGATGGTACACCACTACAATATACTTTGGTTGATATTAAAGATTGGTGTAAAAATGAATATGAAGTAATTAATCAGTTACGCATTAATACAAAAGATACCAACCATCGATATGATGTTATTTTGTTAATTAATGGGATACCTGTAGTACAAATTGAATTAAAGACACTGCAGATTAGCCCTAGAAGGGCTATGCAGCAGATTGTTGATTATAAAAATGACCCAGGCAATGGTTATAATAATTCGCTGTTGTGTTTTATGCAGTTGTTTATTGTGAGCAACCGTTCTGATACTTACTACTTCTCCAATAATAAAAATCAACATTTTGCTTTTAATGCCGATGAGCAATTTCTACCGGTTTACAAATGGGCAAGGGAAGATAATTCAAAAGTAGACAATTTATATGATTTCACTGAGATATTTTTAGCTAAGTGTACATTGGGCGAAATGATCAGCAGGTATATGGTGTTGGTAGAAAGTGAGCAAAAATTAATGGTAATGCGACCTTACCAGATTTATGCTGTTAAAGCCATTGTGAATTGCATTCAACAAAATCGTGGTAATGGTTATATATGGCATACTACCGGTAGTGGCAAAACGCTTACTTCGTTCAAAGCATCGACACTATTAAAAGATAATCCCGATGTAGAGAAATGTTTGTTCGTAGTAGATCGTAAAGATTTGGACAGGCAAACAAGGGAAGAATTTAATAAGTTTCAGGAAGGTAGCGTTGAGGAAAATACCAATACAGATACATTGGTTAGGCGTATGCTTTCTGAAAGCTATGCCGATAAAGTAATTGTAACCACTATACAAAAGTTAGGCTTGGCATTAGACCCTAGCCACCGTAAAAACTACAAGGAGCAACTTAAATCTTTAGCGGGTAAAAGAATGGTATTTATCTTTGATGAATGCCACCGTTCGCAGTTTGGTGAAAACCATAAAGCCATTAAAGAATTTTTCCCAAATGCCCAATTATTCGGTTTTACAGGCACACCTATTTTTGAGGATAATGCCACTTACAAAAAAATAGATGGGCAGCAAGCTTCATACTTAACTACAGAAGAAGTTTTTCAAAAACTATTGCATGCTTATACCATTACACACGCTATAGAGGATGAAAATGTTTTGCGTTTTCATATTGATTATTTTAAAAGTCAGGGAGAATACGAACAAAGGTTGGATAAAACCTATACTAAACAAGCTATTGTAGAAGCCATATCTGATAAGCATAGTGCCGCAACACAGTCACGTAAGTTTAATGCGGTGTTCGCAACGGAATCTATTAATGATGCTATTGCCTATTATAACCTATTTAAAGATGCGCAATTAAAGAAAGCAGCTTTATATGATGATTTTTATCCATTAAATATTGCTTGCGTTTTCTCGCCACCTGCAGAAGGTAATCAGGATGTAAAACAATTACAAGATGATTTACTACAGGAGAAGGCAGATAATGAGGTAGCACCGGAAGAGAAGAAACTGGCACTTAAAACCATTATTAACGATTATAACAAACAATATGGTACTAATCATACCATTACAGAGTTTGATCAATATTATCAGGATGTGCAACAACGCATTAAGGACCATAAATATACCAATGCAGACTATCCACATGCCAATAAAATAGATATTTTAATTGTGGTGGATATGTTACTAACTGGTTTTGATTCTAAATACTTAAATACACTATATGTAGATAAGAACTTGAAATACCATGGTTTAATACAAGCATTTTCAAGAACCAATCGGATTTTAAATGCCAGTAAACCTTATGGACATATTCTGGATTTTCGTAATCAGCATGATGCTGTTGATGATGCCATTGCTTTATTCTCTGGAGAAAATACCAGTAAGGCAAAAGAGATTTGGTTGGTTGATGCTGCGCCTGTGGTTATTGGTAAGTACGAAGAAGCGGTTACCAAACTTAATCAATTTATGCAATCGCGCGGTTTAGCAACCAAACCCGAAGAGGTGAACAACTTAAAAGGCGATATTGCCCGTGCCGAATTTATTACATATTTTAAGGAGATACAACGTTACAAAACACAGCTTGATCAATATACCGATTTAAAAGAGGCTGAGCAGGAAAAAATAGAAAGTTTATTGCCAAATGAGGATTTGCGGTCTTTTAAGGGTGCTTATTTAGAGACGGCAAAACGGCTGAAAGAGAAACAAGATAAGGGGGGCGAAGACACCGATGCTGATGTACAGGAACTGGATTTTGAATTTGTGCTGTTTGCTTCTGCAGTAGTTGATTACGATTATATTATGGGCTTGATCGCTAAATATACGAGTGCCAAACCATCTAAGCAGAAAATGACGCAAGAGCAGCTTATCGATCTGTTGAGTTCAAGTGCCAACTTGATGAATGCCCGTGATGATATTGCAGCATATATTAAAAGTTTGGAGGTTGGTAAAAGCCTATCTGAAAGTGAAATACGTGAGGGTTTTGAGAAATTTATAGAGGAAAAATCTGCTCAGGAGTTGGCCATTATTGCACAGAAATATGGTTTAGCGATTAAACCTTTAAAAACTTTTGTTGAAAATACAGTAGAACGTATGATATTTGATGGAGAACAATTAAGTGATTTATTGGCGCCATTGGAATTAGGTTGGAAAGACCGGGCAAAAAAGGAATCGGCCATTATGGAAGATTTAATGCCGCAATTAAGAAAATTAGCCCAAGGCGGTGAAATAGCAGGATTATCAGCTTATGAGTAA
- the kwaB gene encoding anti-phage protein KwaB → MEIRELKEKLNLVNDVINPIGINIHLVKKEEDGSESILDADISPELANELKEIFTVAINEKILNNDEIELKDISTAQETINSLFFYDLEEFPEKLAIAKEFDPFINYPTFSFSNDDMETIKAIIVTIGDAGNYFSIYKHVYPVTIVRQDKMLGLIPIGNRFEKLNSNILQINSSIDFLFADDSLVINNLKTLASAYGYNEIVKNQARQNIELISGLDLIDNLEELTSLVDNVKYAKRVLRIKPDSPVLQLAKTRIIAFITSHPKLSGKIRLNAAGDKILLDTDVSKVITIGILNDDYLKSNLTELDYESESKLTIADEV, encoded by the coding sequence ATGGAAATACGAGAACTTAAAGAAAAACTAAATTTAGTTAACGATGTAATAAATCCAATAGGAATTAATATACATTTGGTTAAAAAAGAAGAGGATGGAAGTGAATCTATTCTAGATGCCGATATCTCTCCGGAATTAGCTAATGAATTAAAAGAGATATTTACGGTGGCCATCAATGAGAAGATACTCAACAATGATGAAATCGAATTAAAAGATATTTCTACAGCGCAAGAAACAATCAATTCGTTGTTTTTCTACGATTTGGAAGAATTCCCAGAGAAACTTGCCATAGCTAAAGAGTTTGATCCATTTATAAATTACCCCACGTTTTCATTCTCAAATGACGATATGGAAACGATAAAAGCTATAATTGTAACGATAGGGGATGCTGGTAATTATTTTTCAATTTATAAACATGTGTATCCCGTTACAATTGTTAGGCAAGATAAAATGTTAGGCCTTATTCCTATAGGCAACAGATTTGAAAAACTTAATAGTAATATTTTACAGATCAATAGTTCTATTGATTTCTTATTCGCAGATGATTCTCTGGTGATCAACAATCTAAAAACTTTGGCTTCTGCCTACGGTTATAATGAAATTGTTAAAAACCAAGCCAGACAAAATATCGAATTAATTTCGGGACTTGATTTGATTGATAATTTGGAAGAGTTAACCTCTTTGGTAGATAACGTTAAGTATGCGAAGCGGGTGTTGAGGATAAAACCCGATTCGCCTGTGCTACAACTTGCCAAAACAAGAATCATCGCTTTTATCACTTCACACCCTAAACTTTCTGGTAAAATAAGATTAAATGCAGCTGGAGATAAGATTTTATTGGATACCGATGTTTCTAAGGTGATTACTATTGGGATTTTAAATGACGATTATTTAAAATCAAATTTGACCGAACTGGATTATGAAAGTGAAAGTAAATTAACTATTGCTGATGAAGTATAG
- the kwaA gene encoding anti-phage protein KwaA translates to MSLKIQLYIVSLWLLFILLFINKVQIPYCFDKNCHFIGLAKLLIVNVVPLIFLSLAIFGFIFYANFKYIIRRNRSLPDKVTRIENLNWEHLTFLVTYVIPFLSFNLNEDRNGLVFFLVLIIIGIIYIKTNMFYTNPTLALLGYHIYKLSTTNKENIIIISKDVIQENDSIQYQLLSDNIYMANKSINNGNTRT, encoded by the coding sequence ATGAGCCTTAAAATTCAACTTTATATCGTGTCACTTTGGTTACTCTTCATTTTATTATTTATTAATAAAGTACAGATACCTTATTGTTTCGATAAGAATTGCCATTTTATTGGTTTAGCCAAACTGTTAATCGTCAACGTAGTTCCGTTAATATTTTTATCACTGGCAATTTTTGGCTTTATCTTTTATGCAAATTTTAAATACATTATCCGTCGAAATAGGTCCCTACCTGATAAGGTAACCAGGATTGAAAACTTAAACTGGGAGCATTTAACCTTCCTAGTTACCTATGTCATTCCATTTTTAAGTTTCAATTTAAATGAAGATCGAAATGGTTTGGTCTTTTTTCTCGTGCTGATCATCATTGGTATTATTTATATCAAAACGAATATGTTCTACACTAACCCAACATTGGCACTCCTTGGGTATCATATTTATAAATTATCTACAACTAATAAAGAGAACATTATCATCATCAGTAAGGATGTAATTCAAGAAAATGATTCTATTCAATATCAACTATTGAGTGACAATATATACATGGCCAATAAATCAATAAACAATGGAAATACGAGAACTTAA
- a CDS encoding TolC family protein yields the protein MKRFNIITILLLALIWSGCSVSKDTALPNIAPGLFRNSLPKDSSSVGGMPLKSFINDLTVQNLIDTALVKNYDMQIALKNIDAAEVLFKQSKLGYLPELKLQVAASSSRPSDNSLNGLSLNQFTGSTHIEDYNANLGVVWEADIWGKIRNQKAGALASFLQTEEARKAVQTRLVANVAQGYYNLLMLDAQLEIAKKNLKLNDSTLRIINLQFDAGQVTSLAIQQAQAQQLNAAQLIPRLEQNVTLQENALSVLIGTLPKTINRESRLDKMNIPQDLNAGFPSSMLSRRPDIKSAELALTIANAKVGVAKASLYPSLVITASGGINSFKASNWFNVPASLFGLVGAGITQPIFQRGQLKTSLELAKIDREKTVIQFRQSVLNAVGEVSDELTKVEKLKTQYSIAEKRAQTLQQASRNASLLFKSGMANYLEVITAQGNLLQSELELTTIKTEQLNAVVGLYRSLGGGWQ from the coding sequence ATGAAACGGTTTAATATCATTACCATCCTGCTCCTTGCTTTAATCTGGAGCGGATGTTCGGTTTCGAAAGATACAGCGCTGCCAAATATTGCGCCAGGCTTATTCAGAAATTCATTGCCTAAAGATTCTTCAAGTGTTGGCGGGATGCCATTGAAGAGTTTTATCAACGACCTTACTGTTCAGAATTTAATTGATACAGCTTTGGTTAAAAATTACGACATGCAGATTGCATTGAAAAATATCGATGCAGCCGAAGTATTGTTCAAACAATCGAAATTGGGTTATTTACCTGAATTGAAATTGCAGGTGGCAGCGAGCTCAAGCCGTCCGTCTGATAACAGTTTAAATGGTTTAAGCCTTAACCAGTTTACAGGCTCAACACACATTGAAGATTATAATGCAAATCTGGGTGTGGTTTGGGAAGCCGATATCTGGGGTAAAATCCGCAATCAAAAAGCTGGCGCTTTAGCCAGTTTTTTGCAGACAGAAGAGGCACGTAAAGCAGTTCAGACGCGTTTGGTGGCCAATGTTGCACAAGGATATTACAATTTGCTAATGCTTGATGCACAATTGGAAATCGCGAAAAAGAACTTAAAACTGAACGACAGCACATTGAGGATTATCAATTTACAGTTCGATGCCGGTCAGGTAACTTCATTGGCGATACAGCAGGCTCAGGCGCAACAGTTAAATGCCGCGCAACTGATCCCCCGTTTAGAGCAAAATGTAACCTTACAGGAAAATGCTTTAAGTGTATTGATTGGTACTTTGCCAAAAACCATTAACCGCGAGAGCCGTTTGGATAAAATGAATATCCCGCAGGACTTAAACGCGGGTTTTCCTTCATCGATGTTAAGCCGCAGGCCTGATATTAAAAGTGCTGAACTGGCGCTTACCATTGCCAATGCAAAGGTTGGTGTAGCGAAAGCCAGTTTGTATCCATCGCTGGTGATTACCGCAAGCGGAGGCATCAACTCTTTTAAAGCAAGCAACTGGTTTAATGTTCCGGCATCTTTATTTGGCCTGGTTGGAGCAGGGATTACGCAACCTATTTTTCAAAGAGGTCAGTTAAAAACTTCTTTAGAACTAGCTAAAATCGACCGTGAAAAAACAGTAATCCAGTTCCGTCAGTCGGTATTAAATGCTGTTGGCGAAGTGTCTGATGAGTTAACGAAAGTAGAGAAGTTAAAAACACAATACAGCATTGCTGAAAAAAGAGCGCAGACTTTACAACAAGCATCGAGAAATGCAAGTTTGTTGTTTAAAAGTGGTATGGCTAATTATTTAGAAGTAATTACCGCACAAGGCAATTTACTACAAAGTGAATTGGAGTTAACAACCATTAAAACAGAGCAGTTAAATGCAGTTGTTGGTTTGTACCGCTCGTTAGGTGGCGGCTGGCAGTAA